The sequence below is a genomic window from Rhodococcus sp. 4CII.
CCTCGGCTGTGTCCTCGCCGTGGCGGCCGCCAGCAATCGGGCGCTGTTCACCGCGATCGTCCAACCCCCGCTGATCCTGTTCGTCGCCGTGCCGCTCGGTCAGAGCCTGATCGCGGACGAGAACAGCACCGCGCTGAGAGACCTGGCGATCAACATCGCGTACCCACTGGTCAACCGCTTTCCGGTAATGCTCGCCGCCACCGTCGTAGCACTGCTGATCGGCGGACTCCGCCTCTTCCTGTTGCAGCAACGCAAGACCGGTCCCGCCCGCACGTCGGAGCGGCGACGCTCCCAGCGTGCTCCGCGCTCCGCCCGCCCACGTCGTGCGGCAGAGGACTCGGAGCCGACTCCACCGCCGCGCAGGGAGTCGCCGCGCAGGGCGCGGAACACGGACGCGGCCCGGGAGCACCCCCGCTCGTCGCGCCGGGCAGCCACGCCTCCTCCGCGCCGATCTGCGTCGTCGGGCGGCCGCACGGCGCCGCCGCCGATGGTCGACCGAGCAGCGCAGGCCCCCCGCTCGGCACCGCCGCGCACTACCCAGGCGCCGCATTCGGTCCCGCCGCGCACCACCCCTCGGCCGCGGCCCAACCCGGACGTTCCGGCCCACCCCATTCCGCAGGTGCGCTACCGCGACCGGTACGAGCCGCCGTTCGAGACGGAGCAGCCCCGCTAGAGCGAGGTAGAGAGCGCGACGATCAGGTCCGCGCTGCGCGCAGCTCGCGCGGCAGTGCGAAGACCAGCGTCTCGTTGGCGGTGGTGACCGACTGGACGTCGTGGAATCCGTGCTCGTCGAGCAGGTCGATCACACCGCGGACCAGAATCTCCGGCACGGACGCCCCCGAGGTGATTCCCACGGTCCGCACGCCGTCGAGCCACGCCGGATCAACCTCGCGTGCGTAGTCGACCAGATACGACGCCTTCGCGCCGGCGTTCAGTGCGACCTCGACGAGGCGAACGGAGTTCGACGAGTTCCGGGACCCGACCACGATCACCAGGTCGCACTCGGGGGCCATCGCCTTGACCGCCACCTGACGGTTTTGGGTGGCGTAACAGATGTCGTCGCTCGGCGGGTCCTGCAGATTCGGGAAACGCTCCCGCAGTCGGGCGACGGTCTGCATCGTCTCGTCGACGCTCAACGTGGTCTGCGACAGCCAGATGACCTTCGATTCGTCGCGGACGGTCACGGTGTCGACGGAATCGGGACCGTCGACGAGTTGCACGTGGTCGGGGGCCTCGCCGGCCGTGCCCTCCACTTCCTCGTGGCCTTCGTGGCCGATGAGAAGGATGTCGAAGTCGTCTCGGGCGAAGCGCTTGGCTTCCTGGTGAACCTTCGTCACGAGCGGGCAGGTGGCGTCGATCGTGCGCAGATTGCGCGCCGCGGCCGATTCGTGGACCGCGGGAGACACGCCGTGGGCCGAGAACACGAGCAGCGCACCCTCGGGGACCTCGTCCGTCTCGTCGACGAAGACGACACCCTGATCGGTGAGCGTCTCGACGACGTGCCGGTTGTGCACGATCTCCTTGCGCACGTAGATCGGGGCGCCGTGCTTTTCGAGAGCCTTCTCCACCGTCTCGACGGCGCGGTCGACGCCGGCGCAGTAGCCGCGGGGCTCCGCGAGCAGCACGCGCTTCTCGCCGTCGGCACGCGACGCTCCCGAATCTGCCGAACGTGTGATACCCACATTGAGTGGAACAGCCGAAGACATGGCTCCAGACTACGGGTCACCCCCAGCGGACGACACTTTCGCGGGGCCTCGGCGGGGTACTGTGCGCAGCGTCGCACCCGAGTCGTCGACGCTGTGGGCACGTCGGCTACCCAAACGTGCCGTTCTCAGGCAGGCTGTGGGAATGATTCGTCCCCCGTTCGTGGCGCGCGTCGCCGCTGGAATCGCCGTGACGGCCGTCGAAGAGGCCAGGAAACTGCCCACCACCGCGGCAACCCTGCCCATGACCGCGGTCAGTCAGGTGCTGCAGACCACCATGCGGGTTCAGCAGTCCATGACGGCGCTGGCCATCAAGGGCGACCAGGCGTTCGCGCTCATCCACTGGACACACGACGACGAGCAGCCCGCGTGGGCCGTCTTCGACGAGGACACCGCCCCGGAGCCCGCCGCCGACGGCGGGTCCGACGACCGCGCGGCCGGACCGGGCCGGTTCGCCCTGTACTCGCTGAGTCCGCAGGACGAGGGCACGCCGGCGAAGATCTCGACCCCGAAGGCAGCGCCCGCCGCCACCAACGGCGCCTCCCCCGTCACGTCGGCGACCACGAAGTCCGCCACCTCCACTTCGGCCGTCGCCGAACCGGAGATCGCTGTCGTCCTCGACTACGGCTCGCTGACCCTCGCCCAGTTGCGGGCGCGCCTGCGCAGCCTGTCGGTCGAGGACCTCACCACACTGCTGGACTACGAGAATGCGACCCTGGCACGAGCGCCGTTCCAGACGATGCTGACCAACCGCATCACCACCGCCAAGGCCAAGTGACCTCCGCACAGCCCCGCGCAGCCAGTACCGGACCGAGCACCGCCGAACAGCCCTGGCCTGTCC
It includes:
- a CDS encoding 4-hydroxy-3-methylbut-2-enyl diphosphate reductase, encoding MSSAVPLNVGITRSADSGASRADGEKRVLLAEPRGYCAGVDRAVETVEKALEKHGAPIYVRKEIVHNRHVVETLTDQGVVFVDETDEVPEGALLVFSAHGVSPAVHESAAARNLRTIDATCPLVTKVHQEAKRFARDDFDILLIGHEGHEEVEGTAGEAPDHVQLVDGPDSVDTVTVRDESKVIWLSQTTLSVDETMQTVARLRERFPNLQDPPSDDICYATQNRQVAVKAMAPECDLVIVVGSRNSSNSVRLVEVALNAGAKASYLVDYAREVDPAWLDGVRTVGITSGASVPEILVRGVIDLLDEHGFHDVQSVTTANETLVFALPRELRAART
- a CDS encoding lipid droplet-associated protein produces the protein MIRPPFVARVAAGIAVTAVEEARKLPTTAATLPMTAVSQVLQTTMRVQQSMTALAIKGDQAFALIHWTHDDEQPAWAVFDEDTAPEPAADGGSDDRAAGPGRFALYSLSPQDEGTPAKISTPKAAPAATNGASPVTSATTKSATSTSAVAEPEIAVVLDYGSLTLAQLRARLRSLSVEDLTTLLDYENATLARAPFQTMLTNRITTAKAK
- a CDS encoding DUF6542 domain-containing protein, whose translation is MSATQRARSGVPLDRRSIVPTVPGLPWWGVILLAVGVAFVGFAVDAARGTELTAAFSTFYFLGCVLAVAAASNRALFTAIVQPPLILFVAVPLGQSLIADENSTALRDLAINIAYPLVNRFPVMLAATVVALLIGGLRLFLLQQRKTGPARTSERRRSQRAPRSARPRRAAEDSEPTPPPRRESPRRARNTDAAREHPRSSRRAATPPPRRSASSGGRTAPPPMVDRAAQAPRSAPPRTTQAPHSVPPRTTPRPRPNPDVPAHPIPQVRYRDRYEPPFETEQPR